NNNNNNNNNNNNNNNNNNNNNNNNNNNNNNNNNNNNNNNNNNNNNNNNNNNNNNNNNNTGGGTCTCAATTCCTGATCAGATTTTGTTTCTCACTCTCAGATGAAAAGCAGGGGAGAGAATGCTTTAAAAGAGGAGAGTAGTCCTTCATGGGAGGGAGTAAGCTGTGCCTGTTTTCAAAGAAAGGGCATTTCTTTAGCAAAGAAGAGTAGCAGCTGTTGCTTTAAAACCTCGTTCTCTTTAGAAGGAAACTTTGgcctcttctctgagcctccagctcCTGAATGGGCAGCAGGTCGCCCAGCATGAGGCTGTGAACCAGCATCGAGGACTGTTGGGGGGATTAACTGGGAACCGCGGTAAAGCAGCTGGCCAGGGGAGAGAGCCGCGCCGGGCCTGGGCGTCAGAAATGGGGCAATGCTGACTTTGTATAGAATCCTGTTCTGTGCTTTAAGAGTTTTTCTAAAGGCAGTGTAAAGGTTGCTGATTATTGGAGCTGGAACATGCATACGTGGCGGTTCATtgtaatcttttctattttttcttttggtgtatttaaaaatttccaaaataaagtgagttagtttttttttaagcaattaaaAGTATTGCTTCTCTTGGCCCTAATTCAGAAAAGTCAGGAATCCTGTTTGGTCTGCTTAAGGCTTGATTGCCGGGACAGTAGGTGGGAGAAGACAAGCCAGTCTGTAGAGTAGTCtgttcatagagacagagagtggaatggtggttaccaggggctgggggcggggcaagAGGGAGTCGtttaatgggtgtagagtttcattttgcaagatgaaagagttctggagattgattgcataacaatgtgaatgtacttaatgccattgaactgtacagtgaaaaatagttaaaatggggCCTGGcactgtggccaaatggttagaGTTCCCCGCTGTCCACATCCGTGGCCTGaggtcacaggtttggatcccgggcacagacctactccaccaccaaccatgctgtggaagtgtcccacgtacaaaaaaaatagaggaagattggcacagatgttagctcagggctaatcttcctcaagcaaaaaaaaaaggaagactagcaacggatgttatctcagggcgaatcttcctcagtaaaaaaaaaaaaagggttaaaatgataaaatttatgttatgtgcattttaccacaatttaaaaaaaaaaggaaaagccagtTTGTGAGTGTCCCTCCTGAGGCTTGCTAGATCGACAGTATCTTGCCACTGTGGCCTAGTCCTGTGGTTAAGAGTTTAGACCTCTTAGCTGGACTCCTTGTCATCAGTCCACTAACTGTCACCTGCCAGGAATCGCCCAGGCGCTCTATGCAGCAGCCCCTGGGAGTGTGGGAGGAATCAGTCACAGGTGTGCAGAGGGTCCTAAAAGGTGTCACTGTGAACATCCAAGAGGAAATATGTGGATGGAATGATAGAACTGTTAACAGTTCTTTTTCAACCCCAATGTAATAATATATTCAGGAAAGGACCATCTGTGGATGCCAAACCATTGAGTTAAAGGTTGGGAAACAGGATATTCAGAGTGTCAGGGTGTCACCTCACAGATTACGTATTAATTTCACAGGAAAATGGTACCCTTAAAATGGAGAGATCTAATGTCACCCCCTTAACCGAGCGATCAAACATAGCATTGCGTTGCGGGGACAAACTGACGTTACGTACGTAACTCCTCAGGGGTCCGGTGAGAAGGACAGGCACAACTCTGCAGTTGTCTTGCCCAAACTGTCAGATCCCGAGGAAGCACTCAGCAGTCCAGAAGATGGGGCATTTACAAGACAGCGGGCCCAGATTCATCCGGAGTCGGTgtcatgaaaacaaagaaagaaggggaCTAAGGGACCTGACAGACACCATGTGTGAGCCTGGTTGGATGTAGATCCAAAAACACAAAGGTTATCAAAGGCATTCTGGGGGCTTTTGGAGGAAAGTCAAATGTGGCCTGAAAATTAGAAGATGATGCTGCATCAATGCCGATGTTCTTAGGATTGCTAATAGCCTTATGATAATGTAGGAAAATAACCCCAGGGATGGATGAGCAAGTGTCCAGGGGTGGGATGTCACCCTGTAAGTGAGTTAGAAATGGTCCAGTAAAACCAGTTTTTATACCCTcacacacgcacgtgcacacacacggaGCTAATGTGGCTCAGTGTCAGCAGTTGgtgaatctgggtgaagggtCATCTGTGTTCATTGttctgttgttttctcttttctgttgatttgaaaattttccaaataaaaagtatatCAAAGGAGTCAAAGAGAGTCTGTGGCTCTTGTCCGACTTGGAAAGACATGGACTTCTGTCCCCCGCCCGTCCCAGGGGACCTGCCTGAAGCCTTCCAGGCATCTGTTGTCTGCACCCTTTGTCGATAAGGAGCAAGCAGCTGAGTGGCAGTGTTGGTGGCTTGTTGGTGGCGGTGCTGGGGAcaaagggctggccccactcacaatcatgggaggaggggcagaaacGCCTGCTGGGCACGTGCGACACCAGGAAACTCCTAAAATGTTTTCTGGTTGTGAAATGTATTGTGCTGGGGAATAGTCGCTAAGCTGGGATCTCCGGCCAGCAATTAAAAGCAGGGTCTTTGAGGTCTCTTGTGGGTGTGGAGCTGACCTCACAGGAGCTTTTCCTCTGAGCCTCTGGGGCCGGAACAGAACCTCCCTGGGAGGATCCAGTGAGTGACCGGCAcaaagcccagggcccagcccagcatGAGGCTCCGTGTGTTTCTGTGTACCGGCTGCTTATTAGGCACTTTCCATTCTGCATGGCTATTTCATCTGCACAGGGGACATATTCCTAGAGAGGAAACAAATGGCCTGTGGAGTCTAGTGCCGTTAGGTCCAGAGCCAACTCGCTGAGGATTCAGACCCAGCTCTGCCAGCCTCTGGCCTGCAGTGTGCTGGGTCCCCAAGAAGCTCAGTGTGGGGAACAGAGGGAGCAGGTGACTTCAGATTCCTCTGTCATCCATGTCTCCTTCCATTTGAGGGTCGTCCTCTTGGGCCTGGTGGCTGGGGAAAAGGCAGAGCTCTGAAAGGTTTGCGAAGCACCATGGTCGGGGGGGACACTAATCTGAGCACATCTGCTGCTTGGAATAGATTGCTGGCTGCTGGCGATCCTGTGGAAGGTCTTATCCGCCACCCCTAGCACAGTGCACGTTTCTGCCGGGCCGGGACCTTCACCTGGCCACCTTCTGGGCCAGGGAAGAAGAGAGCTCGTATCTGTTGAGTGCCTGGGAACCGCGCTGGCCCAGGTCAGCACAAGGTTCAGGGAAACCTTGACAAttttgcaaaaaaatattttttctttctttttaaatagcacAAAATAATACTCATTGGAGAAAAATGAGGGAATGCAGGGAATCAGGGATCATCAGGTAACAGTTGAAATGGCCCAGAATTCCACTATCCAGAGAGCACCATTCGTTCTCTCCACGAATGTTCTTTgcggacctactatgtgccagggactgtgctgtGACCTGGGGGCACAGCAGCAAATGGGTCAGAGATGGTTCCGGTCCTCATGGGGCTGAGACCCATTAATAACCTATGAAAGGTCAGGTGCTGGCCATTAATATTAATACTTGATATTAAATAAGTAATGGGAGTCCAAGTGCCTTGATGACATCCAGTGGCCTCTGAACTGAGCTCTGGAGGATGCACGGTAAGGTGAGTGAGGGGTCCAGCACCCCCAGCTGGAGGAGGGGTCAGACTTCCATGAGGCAGGATCCTGTGCTTGGGGACATGGGGTGAGGGGTCATGAGGCTGCGGAGGCTGGTAAGGCCTGGTcagccaggccccgccccaggaTTTCCAGTGTACGAGAGGCTCTTccccctggggcagcctggaCCTTGCCTTTACCTGCCTGAGTTGCCCAAGCACGTGACTCAAAGGAAGCTGTGTGCCTTGGAGGCGGCGCCATGCCAGGCTGAGCTCGGATGAATGGGGCTCAGGAAGGAGATAGAGCCTGCGGGTGCCATGAGCTGCTTAGTAGGAACCCATTGTCTCTGGTCCTCACCGTGTTGTACGTTTCCACCCACTCCGCTCCTGCCCATCATGACCGGAGCTTCATGGCACGCCGTTTGCCCCCTTAGTGGACTGTTGCCTGGCTCACCGAGAAGGAGGAGATACCAGCTTCCTGGAGTGGGTGTTTCCTTTCTCAGTGATGTCTTCTGAGGCCTTCCTGAGGAATGTGTTGTATCTGCAGTAGGGCTGCCTGTCGGggttacttctttctctctcctaaaaAGCATGAGTCTCATGAGAACTGGGTCAGAGGCACTCGCGGTTGTGCACAGGTGTGTGGACGCTCTGTGGGCTGCTCCTTTGATCGGCACAGACGTGTGTCTGGAGCTCAGCCCAGCCGCCCCCTGCCTCTGCTGATGCTCGCTCAGCAGCTGCTGTGCATGCTGGGAGGCTGGGCTTTGAGGCCACGGGTGAGCAGACTCAGGCCAGGCCTCCGGGCTGAGCATCTGATGTGGGGGTCGGGCAGTCGGGCAGTACGTGGGCACTGTGGTCACGGAGGCCTTCCCAGGGGTGGAGACTTTGAAGGTGAAGGACAAGGCTGAGTGAGTGAAGAGGGGctggggaagacagacagaggGGCTGCGTAGACGAGGCTTGTAGGCAAGGAGGGCACGGTGCCTTCAGAGAACCGCAGTGACGGAGGCCACAGCCAGGTGTGCGTGGTTTCCCCAGAGTGAGGCATGGTGAGGCTGGAAGGGCCCAGCAGCCCCACCTGCAGAACCCCCCTCCCCCCTGACCCCTTTCCCCTTGGAGCCACGACCGCGATGACTGCCAGGGCTTGCTGTGTAGATACCTTGGTCCCCTGGACCCATGCATGGGATAACCCAAggcttgtgttttatttttgtttgtttgcatctAGTTCCGTGTAGTTTTATTTCATGCAGTTTATTTCCAGGACCTTTCAGTATCTATTCGTTGTTCCTTCAGTACTTTCTGAGCTCTGTGACATTTGTGGGGTTTCACGTCTTTTTGCCACTGTCCATTGATATGCATGTATTCCAGCTTTCTATTCCTGCAAAAGGAACGCCCCAAAACTTGATTTAAAACAGCAATGATGTGGGTGGCGTGATGGTTCCTCTCCTGGTTTCCCTGGGGCTCATTCACACAATTGCTGGAGGATAAGCTGGGTCGGAAGGTCCAGGATGGCCTCATTCACACGTCTGAGAGTTGGTGCTCCTGTTGTCTGGACACCTTAGTTCTCGTCCTTGTGGCCTTGTCGCCTCCACTAGGCTGGACTGACTTCCCTCCGTGGAGGTCTCTCAGCATGGCACTCCAAGGGCGGAGGCGGAAGTTGCAAAGCCTCACCTTGGAAGTCACATAGTGTCattttccccccagttttattgaggtataatcgacataacattgtattagtttagggtatacaacataatgattcgatatatgTATATAGTGAGATGATCACCACAGTGATTTGTTAtctatcatctcacatagttacagGGTTTTTTCTTGTAACAAGAACTTtgaggatctactctcttagcaaccttcaaatatgcaatacagtattattaactgtagtcaccatgctgtacattacatctccaggactaatttatcttataactaaaagtttataccttttgatcccttcacccatttcccccacctcccaccgcGCTCTTCCTGGATGCGTCAAGTGCTGTCTTCCAGTAACCTCTGCTTCTCCCACAGGTAAGTTCGAGGATCGGGAAGACCATGTACCCAAGCTGGAGCAGATAAACAGCACGAGGATCCTGAGCAGCCAGAGCTTCACCCTCACCAAGAAGGAGCTGCTGAGCACGGAGCTGCTGCTCCTGGAGGCCTTTGGCTGGAACCTCTGCCTGCCGACGCCCGCCCACTTCCTGGACTACTACCTCTCGGCCTCCGTCAGCCAGAAGGACCACCACTGCCACAGCTGGCCCACCGCCTGCCCCCGCAAGACCAAAGAGTGCCTCAAGGAGTACGCTCACTACTTCCTAGAGGTCACCCTGCAAGGTGGGGCCCGATGTCAGGAGCTGTCACCCTTCCCCACCCGCATGGGCCAGGATCAGGTGGCACGATGGCATGTCCATAGGAAGTCCGTACTGACAGGGGCCCATCCACCCAAGTCACCAAGTCACTCCCACTTTgcaaggaaaaagcaaagaaggagTGAGGATTCCCCCAATAcgtaaaagagaaataacaacttATATGCAGGCAGCTGGTACCCTACAGACTTACGATCATCTGGTAATTTTTCTTATGGTAACCTGGAACATTGCAAATGATCTGAATAGCACAGGTGCACAGGTAGGTTGTTCCTGAAGAGCTGTCATCATACagatgaggtgggggtggggattatGTTTACATCTGCCTTAGCAATAAAGTTACCCTGTTTGGGGACTTTTATTTGAATCTCACTCTTCCAATGTCTTAAAATCTAGGTATTAGATAAAATACTGGGTCAGAAATACTGTTGAGAGAACCACTCGATTAGCCACCACAAAGCGAAAATGGTCATGAGTAACAGTGTTAATAATTGCGATATAAAACATTAACTGAGcgcttactgtgtaccaggcacctTATTTTAGTGCTTtgtgtacattatctcatttgaaccTCATGACGACTCCACATGACAATCCTTTctgttgttctcattttacaaatcagCTTCTTCAATTGATGCTCAAAAGGTGaagacttacccaaggtcatggGTACGATTTGAACATGAGGACACTCACTCTGTCTGTGCCTGTAACCATAATACCACCTGCCTGATTGATTCATGCTTTAACAGGCCAACATTGAAGTCATCAAAAATCATAAACAATTGAAGACAGCATGATAATGCACTGACAACCAAGTGTCATTCGCGAAAACTGGGGGAATTTCAAGTTGGCCTTTGCATATAAGTAGTACCAGCTCTGCGTGTTGCCAGATAGCTCAGCAGGACATTAAGATGTCTCAGATCATTTCTCAATGTGGACATGTaccaaaacatcacattgtatgccttaaatatatacaaattttacttttcaatcATCCGTCAATAgggctggaggggaaaaaaagattcctcAGTAAACCTAAGTCAAGAGCCAATTTTAGTTTGAATATCAAACTCTTAtagccattcattcactcaacagatttttattgagtgcctactgtgggCCAGGCTTCATTACCCTTAGTAAGTAGCCCTCAGTCACACCCCAAAACAGAAGTCTTTGAAATGGTACGTCGTTCACCCCTAACAGCCAGAGAAAGGACAAATGATTGGCGGTTCTGCGTGCAGCCCCCGGGAAGCTATGGACAATATTTTAAAGACCACTTGCTCTAGGCTGCCATCACAAATCCCAGACTGCAAGCCATGGCGTTTAAGATTCAAGAATGGAACTTCACGCTGTTCCAATTTTTCATCATATGTGTGTGGCAGCAGTGGACAGCCTTGAACCTAGTCATCTGTCTGGCACTTCTCAGGGGGACCTCACCCCCAGGGTGATGCTTTGTGATACTGACTCCCTCTGTGATTCCGTTCCAGATCATATTTTCTACAAATTCCAGCCTTCGGTGGTCGCTGCAGCCTGCGTGGGGGCCGCTAGGATCTGCCTTCAGCTTTCTCCCTACTGGACCAGAGACCTGCAGAGGATCTCAGATTACTCCCTGGAGCATCTCAGCACCTGCATCGAAATCCTGCTGGTGTAAGTTCCCGTTGGGATCCTTCCACGTTTCCAAAAGACCCAGGTTCCACCTGCTCTGCAGGCCCACCTCTAACGATTGCCTGAAGTCTGAGGCTTGTGCTGGTTACCCCAGCTGGTGTCTCACTTTAAGTGGGCCGTGTTGACTCCTAATAGAATTGGGATTTGAGGAGCCAgacccatggccgagcggttaagttcacgtgctctgcttcggcggcccagagtttcgctggttcggatcctgggcacggacatggcaccactcgtcagcccatgctgaggcgacatcccacatgccacaactagaaagacccacaactaaaaaatacacagctttgtactggggggatttggggagaaaaagcaggaagaaaaaaaaagaattgggatTTGGGGAGTTGGTCCTTCCTATTTTGGGTAGCTTTGGGTTTGCAATTTTTAGGTCAAAgagtgagggagaagaggagcTCTGTGCACATCCTTCTAAATGTCCGGGTTCCTTGAGTCCCAGTGTAATCTCTTGGAAGGGACTCTCATTACAGGCTGATTTTCTCAGACATGGCCACAAAGTTGACCTCTTAGCCAGTAAGCCTAAAATGGCTTACCCTAAGAGACCACAGCCTGCTTGCAAGGGTCCCTGGGAATCTTGGGGAGGAGATGTTCAGTGTATCAGAGAGGATGCTTAAAGGCATCATAGACCCAACACCATGAAACTGATAGCAAGGCGAAAGTAGTGACCACACGGAGGAGAGAGGACTGAAAAGTCATACCTGGTGACACCCAACAGGTGGCAGCATTTCCTGGATGCTGGTCCCTCTGGCTGCGTGGGGGGGATTGAGGCAGCGTGGTCACAGCAAAAGCCCACGGGACCCTGAAGAGCTGTCTCTCGGCCTCTGATGTGGGAGCTTTGCCCATGCTGCCCATGTCTCATTCCTCTAAAATGTTTACAGTCTGTACCTTTCAGAAGGTACCAGAGCCAGAGAACGTGATCTGGTCTGAGTGAGGATGGGCGCCCTGGGTAGCTGGCACCAGCCCTGGCTCTTCACCATGCTTGTCACTGCTCTGGGATAGCCCCCTTCTCAGAGCTGCTGCAGCCtccttttgctcttttctctcatCAATTTGTTTTCCCAAAATCTCTATGGGGAACCTCTTTATGAGATGATAAAACACCtgttccggggctggccccgtggccgagtggttaagtttgcacactctgctgcaggcagcccagtgtttcgttggttcgaatcctgggtgcggacatggcattgctcatcaaaccacactgaggcaccgtcccacatgccacaactagaaagacccacaatgaagaatatacagctatgtactgggggctttggggagaaaaaggaaaaaataaaaaccttttaaaaaaaacacctgtTCCATCCCCCATTTCAGATGGAAAAACTTAAGATCTGCTAGCTCAGGAGCAACCTAGCTGGGGATGGAGCCACCAGAAGGGCCTGGAAGGCAGAGGTTGTGCTCACCTGAGCAGCGGGAGCTCTGCCTTCTCAGTACCGGGCGCTGTGCCAGGCGTGGGGATGCAGTGATGTGCAAAAGCAGATGGGGTCCTCCCTCTCAGAGCCTGCACTCAGCACGAGGGGCCAGGTAGTATCCCGAAGTTACTGTCTGGGGTGTTGACTGCTGAGATGGGACAGTGCAGAGGCTGCGGAGAAAGCTGGGCTGGTCTTAAGGAGTCAGCAGAGGTTTTTTTGTAGGAAGGAGATTCCAGCTGAGATCTGAGGCCTGAGTTTAGTCAAAGAACAGCTGAGGCGAGGCTGTAGGCAGTGAGCGCAGGGTGGGCAAAGCCAGGCAGTAAGAACACACAGATCCCCTCGGATCGCACTTAGCAAGGCAGGTGGAGGTGCACTCAGGAGTCTGATGTTGTGGCCTTTGACCTCCAGGTCTCACCCACGTCCTTTCCTTCCAGAGCTTATGATAATGTCCTCAAGGACGCCGTTGCGGTCAAGAGCCAGGCCTTGGCCATGGTGCCCGGCACACCCCCAGCCTCCACTCAAGTGCTGTTCCAGCCGCCCGCCTACCCAGCCCTCGGCCAGCCGACGCCGCCCACCCTGGTGCAGTTCCAGACCCCCGTGCAGGACCTGTGCCTGGCCTATCGGGACTCCCTGCAGGCCCACCGTGCGGGGAGCCTGCTCTCGGGAGGCACTGGCTCATCCCTCCATGCCCCAtaccctcccctccagcccctggatgTGTGCCCCGTGCCCCTCCCCGCGTCCCTCAGCATGCAGATGGCCCTCGCAGCCGAGCCCAGGCACTGCCTCACCGCCACTTACGGAAACAGCTTCTTCAGCGGGAGCCACGCATTCCCCACAGGCTGCTTTGACAGATAGGGCCCCTTTGGGCCACACAGGGAGGCCTTGGAGAccgaggcagaggaagaggacacCGACGGGGAGAACTCAGCAGAGCGAGGCGACTGGGAGGCTGTCCCCACAGAGCCTGGTCGCCCTTGAATGGAGAGGTCCGTGctccttttaaataaaactgaccCAGAGCAAAACAGTGAATGACATAACTCACCCAAGAGCATTCCTCTGGAGGACGTCTTCCGCATGTGGCCGGGATGCACGGGGATGGCTCAGTGGCCGTCCCCTGGAGCAGGGCCCAGTGAATCATGAAAGCCTGGCTAAGAGGCCAGGAGACTGGGAATGGGGTGCAGACCACCAGTCCATGAGCATGTTTGCTTTTTAGTATCAAagactccttttttctttgccGACGGCAGCTACACCACTAGAAAGAAGGGGCAGCCTGCTGTGTTCTCAGGACCCTGGTCAATGCTGTATTGggtgcttttcttttcctggccCCACACAGGGGTCCCTGTGTGTGTTGACGCCTGACCGGCTGCCTTCCAAGGCATGGGGTGGGGCGGCTGTCTTGCCTTTGTTGTCGAACCTAAACCTTCTTGGGCCTTTTAGATATTTCACATGCTGCTGCTTCCCGAAGTGACCTAGCTTTCTGTTCCGTAAGATATCTTGTTTACATACTGCGTCAGGGATTTTGTGATACTTGAAAATTCCTTAGGAGAAAAGCAATGTTGATCGCCACACTGCCTGTCCCGCACGAGGCCTAGAGGTTGGAACCGGGCTTGTAGCTGACCCGTGGGTGACAACAGAGCTCCCTTTTCAAAAGCGTATGGTTGGGGAGAACCACTTTCTAGGCTCTCAGTTCCAGGAAATTCCACGTCGTCTTGGATGCTGTGTTCACTTGTAGAACTTTGATAACCACCCAGAGGAAGAAGGTTGTTGAAATGTAGGCAGAGGTTTGAAACCAGCCCCCGACGCACACACATGCTTATGTATGTGGGCTTAAGCCCAGCCTCAGCTTCGAGTCTGGCTGAGAGCGGAGGATAATAATGTGGAAtgtgtgcttaatgccactggaTCTGGGGCGTGGGGGTGTACGAGGGAAATGACACCACCACCGACGACAGGCCAGTGACTGGATGGAAGGCCAGTATTTGGGTGTCTGCAACGAGAGGGCTCTCAGGAAGACCCTTGTAACCATGtgcaatatgtttttattttgactgGCAGCTGGTGCTCAGCGTGTTTTTTGTTTGGTCCAGGGTCTGGGGACACATTGTTCACTCATCACAACTGGGAGGTGCCAAGAACCACGGAAgcattttttttggtttgttttttaagaacCCACGTTGGTTTTCTTGACTCGTTGGCCAGTCCAGGAGACCGTGGCAGGGGGACTGCCCCAAAGTGGCTGCAGCCTGCTGAGTCAGATCCGAAGGTGGTGTTCAGGGCAGGGGAAGCCTCAGTGTGGAAGCGGAATGAGAAGAGAGACTGGACGTGGAGACGGTGCTGCCACTTTGCCACACTAGCGTAGGAAACTGCACGTtcgtttgttgtttttctcttttgcctttgcCAACCTCCTTTTATTTATGTGCGACTGGTTTGGATTCCAAGTTATTGTGTCTGTCTTTTTGGGGGCTGGGGGCTTGTGAGGGGCCCCCCAGTAGAGCCTCATAGCCAGCCGGCCCCCAGGAAAAGATGCCCTGCAATAAACACGTCACCTGCTCCTGGTCTCTCAGTTCTCTTCCTGGCCGGCTCTTAGCCCGCCCCCTGGCCCCCGCCCCCTTTCGTATCAGCCCCCGTGGGAGTGTCTGCTCCTCCTGAGAGGTTGTGGGGGTGGGTGACAGCAAGGCTGGCTCCTGTGGAGCTGGGTCCTTTCATTTGGGTTGGAACTGGGGCTCCCTGGGGACACGGGCAGCAGGTAAGTTAAGGCTTGACATCCCAGCTGGACCACTGTATCAGTCAGGCTTCTCTAGAGAAAGAGAACCTGTTACATATAGAacgagagagatttattttaaggaattggctcagcATTGCGAATGCCTGGGTTAAGGTCAGGGTCAGGGTTCCGTTTCCTCATGCCCTCTGGGTTCAGAGTCCGGCTCTCCAGAGCCATCAGATCTCTCCTCTGAGTGCTCTTCTCCCTTGAGCCTTTATATCAGTGATGCTCAGCAGGGCTCATTTTTGTCTGccaggggacacttggcagtGTCTGCAGACATTTGTGGTTGTCACCATTGGGAGATGGGTATGGCTGGTACtgagtgggtggaggccaggaatgctgctcaGTATCCTACAGTACGCAGGACGGCCCCCACAATAAAGAGTGATCTGGCCCCAAATGAcaacagtgccaaggttgagaaacctcAACTCACCTGTCACCTCCTAGAGAGGTCTCTGTGATAGCCCTGGTCACTCTCAttatcccttttattttcttcatagctgTTAACCATCTGAAATGATCTCAATTTGTTTACTGGATTTGAGGGCTGTGCCCTAAGCTTCCTCCCCCAACAGGATATATAGAATGTCGTCATCACCTGGTGCTGGTGGCACTAAGGATGGCAGCTGGCCTgtgttgagcatctactgtgtgtgATGTACAAACTAAGGAATTTGTTCGTATTATTCCAGTCATCCTGGTAACCTGCAAGGTAGGAACTGTTACTAGTTGTGTTTTACAGATCAGAGAACGGGGGCATGGAGAAGTGGTTTGCCTGAAGACAGCAGTGGTGAAAGAAGGAGCCACAGTTCGAACCCAAGCAGGCTGAGTGCCTGCCGCCCTGTGCTATCTCCATCAAGGGTTTCAGGTGAAAGGCTCTGTGACTGTCCCAGCTGGCTGTCCCGCTCACCTGGTGGGGAGGACATGACATCAATGGATTTGGGTTCCTAAAAGCAAAGAGTTGCCTGGCGTTCATGCTCTGGATTTGCGGAGTGGCAGGCGTTCTCAGAGCGTGCTGGCCAGCAGACAGAtacagaaacacagctcctggcacatcTGCCACGGACTAATGTGATTTATGGTCCATCTGTCTGCTCACATTAGGCTCTGATCTGGGAGGGGTCCCCCCAGCCCCACTGGT
This region of Equus quagga isolate Etosha38 chromosome 7, UCLA_HA_Equagga_1.0, whole genome shotgun sequence genomic DNA includes:
- the CCNJL gene encoding cyclin-J-like protein isoform X3, which translates into the protein MDEPWWEGRVASDVHCTLREKELKLPAFRAHSPLLKSRRFFVDILTLLSSHCQLCPAARHLAVYLLDHFLDRYSITTSKQLYAVAISCLLLASKFEDREDHVPKLEQINSTRILSSQSFTLTKKELLSTELLLLEAFGWNLCLPTPAHFLDYYLSASVSQKDHHCHSWPTACPRKTKECLKEYAHYFLEVTLQDHIFYKFQPSVVAAACVGAARICLQLSPYWTRDLQRISDYSLEHLSTCIEILLVAYDNVLKDAVAVKSQALAMVPGTPPASTQVLFQPPAYPALGQPTPPTLVQFQTPVQDLCLAYRDSLQAHRAGSLLSGGTGSSLHAPYPPLQPLDVCPVPLPASLSMQMALAAEPRHCLTATYGNSFFSGSHAFPTGCFDR
- the CCNJL gene encoding cyclin-J-like protein isoform X1 produces the protein MDEPWWEGRVASDVHCTLREKELKLPAFRAHSPLLKSRRFFVDILTLLSSHCQLCPAARHLAVYLLDHFLDRYSITTSKQLYAVAISCLLLASEAESCGLHPCRHPPPQERGASSRSLLMAFLQGPLSRRWPSCKAESLSPDGVCRAVLCLPVERPVSLRQISKIRNGMLTGKFEDREDHVPKLEQINSTRILSSQSFTLTKKELLSTELLLLEAFGWNLCLPTPAHFLDYYLSASVSQKDHHCHSWPTACPRKTKECLKEYAHYFLEVTLQDHIFYKFQPSVVAAACVGAARICLQLSPYWTRDLQRISDYSLEHLSTCIEILLVAYDNVLKDAVAVKSQALAMVPGTPPASTQVLFQPPAYPALGQPTPPTLVQFQTPVQDLCLAYRDSLQAHRAGSLLSGGTGSSLHAPYPPLQPLDVCPVPLPASLSMQMALAAEPRHCLTATYGNSFFSGSHAFPTGCFDR
- the CCNJL gene encoding cyclin-J-like protein isoform X2, with product MDEPWWEGRVASDVHCTLREKELKLPAFRAHSPLLKSRRFFVDILTLLSSHCQLCPAARHLAVYLLDHFLDRYSITTSKQLYAVAISCLLLASEAESCGLHPCRHPPPQERGASSRSLLMAFLQGPLSRRWPSCKAESLSPDGVCRAVLCLPVERPVSLRQISKIRNGKFEDREDHVPKLEQINSTRILSSQSFTLTKKELLSTELLLLEAFGWNLCLPTPAHFLDYYLSASVSQKDHHCHSWPTACPRKTKECLKEYAHYFLEVTLQDHIFYKFQPSVVAAACVGAARICLQLSPYWTRDLQRISDYSLEHLSTCIEILLVAYDNVLKDAVAVKSQALAMVPGTPPASTQVLFQPPAYPALGQPTPPTLVQFQTPVQDLCLAYRDSLQAHRAGSLLSGGTGSSLHAPYPPLQPLDVCPVPLPASLSMQMALAAEPRHCLTATYGNSFFSGSHAFPTGCFDR
- the CCNJL gene encoding cyclin-J-like protein isoform X4, which gives rise to MAFLQGPLSRRWPSCKAESLSPDGVCRAVLCLPVERPVSLRQISKIRNGMLTGKFEDREDHVPKLEQINSTRILSSQSFTLTKKELLSTELLLLEAFGWNLCLPTPAHFLDYYLSASVSQKDHHCHSWPTACPRKTKECLKEYAHYFLEVTLQDHIFYKFQPSVVAAACVGAARICLQLSPYWTRDLQRISDYSLEHLSTCIEILLVAYDNVLKDAVAVKSQALAMVPGTPPASTQVLFQPPAYPALGQPTPPTLVQFQTPVQDLCLAYRDSLQAHRAGSLLSGGTGSSLHAPYPPLQPLDVCPVPLPASLSMQMALAAEPRHCLTATYGNSFFSGSHAFPTGCFDR